The Athene noctua chromosome 11, bAthNoc1.hap1.1, whole genome shotgun sequence genome has a segment encoding these proteins:
- the LOC141964465 gene encoding diacylglycerol kinase delta-like isoform X2, with translation MAEKLVPGDLFLRKTRESVSSLDSDKLAPISPEAGGEESSDSEGEQEDSSHKLIRKVSTSGQMRSKKSVKEGLLLKQTSSFQRWKRRYFKLRGRTLYYAKDAKSLIFDEVDLSDASVAETSTKNINNSFTQATQFNMEHFSGMHNWYACSHARPTFCNVCREALPGVTSHGLSCEVCKFKAHKRCAVRATNNCKWTTLASIGTEIIEDEDGVAMPHQWLEGNLPVSARCAVCDRTCGSVRRLQDWRCLWCKAIVHSACKELFGKRCPLGQYKVSIIPPTALNSIDSDGFWKATCPSTCSSPLLAFVNSKSGDNQGVKFLRKFKQFLNPAQVFDLMNGGPHLGLRLFQKFSTFRILVCGGDGSVGWVLSEIDALGLHKQCQLGVLPLGTGNDLARVLGWGSLCDDDTQLLQILEKLERATTKMLDRWSVLTYEAPKQSPPALKEEENGDSNIQAQISHYADSVAFHLAKILESDKHSVVISSAKFLCGTVNDFVAEVGRAYKRATENKQEAELMARKCAMLNEKLDSLVRELNEEAQAIVVPEGMAQATPADTKDQEKGGSFNPSPVPRIFKSKEQLMLRANSLKKALRQIIEQAEKAVDEQNKQTQAYRGSAGPSKKDSSEELSKEEERLSSRQETVTSASSSIILDRPDTFGSLQFPEDPSALHFSEKCVMNNYFGIGLDAKISLEFNNKRDEHPKKCSSRTKNMMWYGVLGTKELLQRTYKNLEQRVQLECDGVPISLPSLQGIAVLNIPSYAGGINFWGGTKEDNNFGAPSFDDKKLEVVAVFGSIQMAVSRVINLQHHRIAQCRVVKITIRGDEGVPVQVDGEAWIQPPGVIKIQHKNRAQMLTRDRAFESTLKSWEDKQKGESYRAAARPRLSSQQSMEYLTEEESGLLQQASRVAETLITRIHEAAKAHKAVEQELAHAVNTSSLALSEALSNKAAGTSEFLTRNAAVEVVLSIKELYAETRAFLEGKALDSPQEEEALHGPLSVLGQELQRLLDIHWLGPIAHPAEEESTGSANKGSFKLRLNIPKPRKDKDKVQKQRTNNTLPADKWGSEEVAAWLEVLGLGEYRDIFVRHDIQGSELILLERRDLKDLGITKVGHMKRILQAIKELSNPP, from the exons ATGGCCGAAAAGCTGGTGCCCGGGGACCTGTTCCTGAGGAAGACCCGGGAATCGGTGTCGTCCCTGGACTCGGACAAGCTGGCACCCATCTCGCCCGAGGCAGGCGGTGAGGAGTCGTCTGACAGCGAGGGCGAGCAGGAGGACAGTTCCCACAAACTCATCCGGAAGGTGTCCACCTCGGGGCAGATGAGGAGCAAG AAGAGTGTGAAGGAGGGGCTGTTGCTGAAGCAGACGAGCTCCTTCCAGAGgtggaagaggagatacttcaagCTGCGGGGCAGGACGCTCTATTATGCCAAGGATGCCAAG TCCCTGATCTTTGACGAGGTGGACCTGTCTGATGCTAGCGTGGCCGAAACCAGCACCAAGAACATCAACAACAGTTTCACG CAGGCCACACAGTTCAACATGGAGCACTTCTCGGGCATGCACAACTGGTACGCCTGCTCCCATGCGCGCCCCACCTTCTGCAACGTGTGCCGTGAGGCCCTCCCGGGGGTCACGTCCCACGGCCTCTCCTGTGAAG TCTGCAAGTTCAAGGCACACAAGCGCTGCGCCGTCAGAGCCACCAATAACTGCAAGTGGACAACCCTGGCCTCCATCGGCACTGAAATCATCGAGGATGAGGATGGG GTGGCCATGCCCCACCAGTGGCTGGAGGGGAACCTGCCTGTCAGCGCGCGCTGTGCTGTCTGTGACCGGACCTGTGGCAGCGTCCGGAGGCTGCAGGACTGGCGGTGTCTCTGGTGCAAGGCCATC GTTCACAGCGCCTGCAAGGAGCTCTTCGGCAAGAGGTGCCCCCTGGGCCAGTACAAAGTGTCAATCATCCCACCAACTGCCTTGAACAGCATTGATTCGGATG GTTTTTGGAAGGCCACCTGCCCTTCGACCTGCTCCAGCCCTCTTCTGGCCTTTGTCAACTCCAAGAGCGGTGACAACCAGGGTGTCAAGTTTCTGCGCAAGTTCAAGCAGTTCCTCAACCCGGCCCAAGTCTTTGACCTCATGAATGGGGGCCCGCACCTGGG gCTGCGCCTCTTCCAGAAGTTCTCCACCTTCAGGATCCTGGTGTGCGGGGGGGACGGCAGCGTGGGCTGGGTGCTCTCCGAGATTGACGCCCTTGGCCTCCACAAGCAA TGCCAGCTGGGTGTCCTGCCTCTGGGGACCGGCAACGACCTGGCGCGGGTGCTCGGCTGGGGCAGCTTGTGTGACGATGACACGCAGCTGCTGCAGATCCTGGAGAAGCTGGAAAGGGCAACCACCAAGATGTTGGACCG GTGGAGTGTGCTGACCTACGAGGCCCCCAAGcagtcccccccagccctgaaggaggaggagaacggGGACTCCAACATCCAG gCCCAGATCTCCCACTATGCCGACTCTGTTGCCTTCCACCTGGCCAAGATCCTGGAGTCGGACAAGCACTCGGTGGTGATCTCCTCTGCAAA GTTCCTCTGTGGCACCGTCAACGACTTTGTGGCTGAAGTCGGTCGGGCTTACAAGAGGGCAACAGAGAACAAGCAGGAGGCCGAGCTGATGGCACGGAAA TGTGCCATGCTGAATGAGAAGCTGGACTCGCTGGTACGGGAGCTGAACGAGGAGGCTCAGGCCATCGTGGTCCCCGAGGGAATGGCACAGGCCACCCCTGCTGACACCAAGGACCAGGAGAAAGGTGGCAGCTTCAACCCGAGCCCTGTGCCTCGCATCTTCAAATCCAAGGAGCAGCTCATGCTGCGGGCGAACAGCCTGAAGAAAGCCCTGCGGCAAATCATTGAGCAGGCAGAGAAAG CTGTAGATGAGCAGAACAAGCAGACTCAAGCCTACCGGGGCAGTGCGGGCCCCAGCAAGAAGGACAGTTCGGAGGAGctcagcaaggaggaggagaggctcA GCTCCCGGCAGGAGACGGTGACCTCCGCATCTTCCTCCATCATCCTGGACCGGCCGGACACCTTTGGCAGCTTGCAGTTCCCTGAAGACCCCAGTGCCCT CCACTTCTCGGAGAAATGTGTCATGAATAATTACTTTGGCATCGGCCTGGATGCGAAGATCTCCCTGGAGTTCAACAACAAACGGGATGAGCACCCCAAGAAGTGCAG CAGCCGCACCAAGAACATGATGTGGTACGGGGTGCTGGGCACGAAGGAGCTCCTGCAGCGCACCTACAAGAACCTGGAGCAGCGGGTGCAGCTGGAG TGCGATGGGGTACCCATCTCGCTGCCTAGCTTGCAGGGCATCGCTGTCCTCAACATCCCGAGCTATGCTGGGGGCATCAACTTCTGGGGAGGCACCAAGGAGGACAAT AACTTTGGGGCTCCATCTTTTGATGACAAGAAGCTGGAGGTGGTGGCCGTCTTTGGCAGCATCCAGATGGCTGTGTCACGGGTCATCAACCTCCAGCACCATCGCATCGCTCAG TGCCGTGTGGTGAAGATCACCATCCGGGGGGATGAGGGCGTCCCCGTGCAGGTAGATGGAGAAGCCTGGATCCAGCCGCCTGGCGTCATCAAGATCCAGCACAAGAACCGAGCCCAGATGCTGACGAGGGACCGG GCATTTGAAAGCACCCTCAAGTCCTGGGAGGACAAGCAGAAAGGGGAGAGCTATCGAGCAGCTGCCCGGCCGCGGCTCAGCTCCCAGCAGTCCATGGAGTACCTGACCGAGGAGGAGAGCGGCCTCTTGCAACAGGCCTCGCGGGTCGCCGAGACCCTTATCACCAG GATCCATGAGGCAGCCAAGGCTCACAAAGCTGTGGAGCAGGAGCTGGCACACGCTGTCAACACCAGCTCCCTGGCACTTAGTGAAGCCCTCTCCAACAAAGCCGCTGGCACCTCAGAG TTTCTCACCAGGAATGCTGCTGTGGAGGTGGTGCTGAGCATCAAGGAGCTGTATGCTGAGACCAGGGCATTCCTGGAAGGAAAGGCG CTGGACTCaccccaggaggaggaggcacTGCATGGACCCCTGAGCGTGCTGggccaggagctgcagagacTGCTGGACATCCACTGGCTGGGGCCCATTGCCCACCCTGCTGAGGAG GAAAGCACTGGCAGTGCCAACAAGGGCAGCTTCAAGCTTCGCCTCAACATCCCCAAGCCCAGGAAGGACAAGGACAAGGTGCAGAAGCAGAGGACTAACAACACACTCCCAG CAGACAAATGGGGCTCCGAGGAGGTGGCAGCTTGGCTGGAAGTGCTCGGTTTAGGGGAATACAGAGACATTTTTGTCCGGCATGACATCCAGGGCTCTGAGTTGAtcctgctggagaggagagacCTGAAG GACCTGGGGATCACCAAAGTGGGCCACATGAAGAGAATCCTCCAGGCCATTAAGGAGCTCAGCAACCCACCCTAG
- the LOC141964465 gene encoding diacylglycerol kinase delta-like isoform X1, producing MAEKLVPGDLFLRKTRESVSSLDSDKLAPISPEAGGEESSDSEGEQEDSSHKLIRKVSTSGQMRSKKSVKEGLLLKQTSSFQRWKRRYFKLRGRTLYYAKDAKSLIFDEVDLSDASVAETSTKNINNSFTVITPFRKLILCAENRKEMEDWISALKSVQKWEIHEATQFNMEHFSGMHNWYACSHARPTFCNVCREALPGVTSHGLSCEVCKFKAHKRCAVRATNNCKWTTLASIGTEIIEDEDGVAMPHQWLEGNLPVSARCAVCDRTCGSVRRLQDWRCLWCKAIVHSACKELFGKRCPLGQYKVSIIPPTALNSIDSDGFWKATCPSTCSSPLLAFVNSKSGDNQGVKFLRKFKQFLNPAQVFDLMNGGPHLGLRLFQKFSTFRILVCGGDGSVGWVLSEIDALGLHKQCQLGVLPLGTGNDLARVLGWGSLCDDDTQLLQILEKLERATTKMLDRWSVLTYEAPKQSPPALKEEENGDSNIQAQISHYADSVAFHLAKILESDKHSVVISSAKFLCGTVNDFVAEVGRAYKRATENKQEAELMARKCAMLNEKLDSLVRELNEEAQAIVVPEGMAQATPADTKDQEKGGSFNPSPVPRIFKSKEQLMLRANSLKKALRQIIEQAEKAVDEQNKQTQAYRGSAGPSKKDSSEELSKEEERLSSRQETVTSASSSIILDRPDTFGSLQFPEDPSALHFSEKCVMNNYFGIGLDAKISLEFNNKRDEHPKKCSSRTKNMMWYGVLGTKELLQRTYKNLEQRVQLECDGVPISLPSLQGIAVLNIPSYAGGINFWGGTKEDNNFGAPSFDDKKLEVVAVFGSIQMAVSRVINLQHHRIAQCRVVKITIRGDEGVPVQVDGEAWIQPPGVIKIQHKNRAQMLTRDRAFESTLKSWEDKQKGESYRAAARPRLSSQQSMEYLTEEESGLLQQASRVAETLITRIHEAAKAHKAVEQELAHAVNTSSLALSEALSNKAAGTSEFLTRNAAVEVVLSIKELYAETRAFLEGKALDSPQEEEALHGPLSVLGQELQRLLDIHWLGPIAHPAEEESTGSANKGSFKLRLNIPKPRKDKDKVQKQRTNNTLPADKWGSEEVAAWLEVLGLGEYRDIFVRHDIQGSELILLERRDLKDLGITKVGHMKRILQAIKELSNPP from the exons ATGGCCGAAAAGCTGGTGCCCGGGGACCTGTTCCTGAGGAAGACCCGGGAATCGGTGTCGTCCCTGGACTCGGACAAGCTGGCACCCATCTCGCCCGAGGCAGGCGGTGAGGAGTCGTCTGACAGCGAGGGCGAGCAGGAGGACAGTTCCCACAAACTCATCCGGAAGGTGTCCACCTCGGGGCAGATGAGGAGCAAG AAGAGTGTGAAGGAGGGGCTGTTGCTGAAGCAGACGAGCTCCTTCCAGAGgtggaagaggagatacttcaagCTGCGGGGCAGGACGCTCTATTATGCCAAGGATGCCAAG TCCCTGATCTTTGACGAGGTGGACCTGTCTGATGCTAGCGTGGCCGAAACCAGCACCAAGAACATCAACAACAGTTTCACG GTGATCACGCCATTCCGGAAGCTCATCCTATGTGCGGAGAACCGGAAGGAGATGGAGGACTGGATCAGTGCCCTGAAATCTGTCCAGAAGTGGGAGATCCATGAG GCCACACAGTTCAACATGGAGCACTTCTCGGGCATGCACAACTGGTACGCCTGCTCCCATGCGCGCCCCACCTTCTGCAACGTGTGCCGTGAGGCCCTCCCGGGGGTCACGTCCCACGGCCTCTCCTGTGAAG TCTGCAAGTTCAAGGCACACAAGCGCTGCGCCGTCAGAGCCACCAATAACTGCAAGTGGACAACCCTGGCCTCCATCGGCACTGAAATCATCGAGGATGAGGATGGG GTGGCCATGCCCCACCAGTGGCTGGAGGGGAACCTGCCTGTCAGCGCGCGCTGTGCTGTCTGTGACCGGACCTGTGGCAGCGTCCGGAGGCTGCAGGACTGGCGGTGTCTCTGGTGCAAGGCCATC GTTCACAGCGCCTGCAAGGAGCTCTTCGGCAAGAGGTGCCCCCTGGGCCAGTACAAAGTGTCAATCATCCCACCAACTGCCTTGAACAGCATTGATTCGGATG GTTTTTGGAAGGCCACCTGCCCTTCGACCTGCTCCAGCCCTCTTCTGGCCTTTGTCAACTCCAAGAGCGGTGACAACCAGGGTGTCAAGTTTCTGCGCAAGTTCAAGCAGTTCCTCAACCCGGCCCAAGTCTTTGACCTCATGAATGGGGGCCCGCACCTGGG gCTGCGCCTCTTCCAGAAGTTCTCCACCTTCAGGATCCTGGTGTGCGGGGGGGACGGCAGCGTGGGCTGGGTGCTCTCCGAGATTGACGCCCTTGGCCTCCACAAGCAA TGCCAGCTGGGTGTCCTGCCTCTGGGGACCGGCAACGACCTGGCGCGGGTGCTCGGCTGGGGCAGCTTGTGTGACGATGACACGCAGCTGCTGCAGATCCTGGAGAAGCTGGAAAGGGCAACCACCAAGATGTTGGACCG GTGGAGTGTGCTGACCTACGAGGCCCCCAAGcagtcccccccagccctgaaggaggaggagaacggGGACTCCAACATCCAG gCCCAGATCTCCCACTATGCCGACTCTGTTGCCTTCCACCTGGCCAAGATCCTGGAGTCGGACAAGCACTCGGTGGTGATCTCCTCTGCAAA GTTCCTCTGTGGCACCGTCAACGACTTTGTGGCTGAAGTCGGTCGGGCTTACAAGAGGGCAACAGAGAACAAGCAGGAGGCCGAGCTGATGGCACGGAAA TGTGCCATGCTGAATGAGAAGCTGGACTCGCTGGTACGGGAGCTGAACGAGGAGGCTCAGGCCATCGTGGTCCCCGAGGGAATGGCACAGGCCACCCCTGCTGACACCAAGGACCAGGAGAAAGGTGGCAGCTTCAACCCGAGCCCTGTGCCTCGCATCTTCAAATCCAAGGAGCAGCTCATGCTGCGGGCGAACAGCCTGAAGAAAGCCCTGCGGCAAATCATTGAGCAGGCAGAGAAAG CTGTAGATGAGCAGAACAAGCAGACTCAAGCCTACCGGGGCAGTGCGGGCCCCAGCAAGAAGGACAGTTCGGAGGAGctcagcaaggaggaggagaggctcA GCTCCCGGCAGGAGACGGTGACCTCCGCATCTTCCTCCATCATCCTGGACCGGCCGGACACCTTTGGCAGCTTGCAGTTCCCTGAAGACCCCAGTGCCCT CCACTTCTCGGAGAAATGTGTCATGAATAATTACTTTGGCATCGGCCTGGATGCGAAGATCTCCCTGGAGTTCAACAACAAACGGGATGAGCACCCCAAGAAGTGCAG CAGCCGCACCAAGAACATGATGTGGTACGGGGTGCTGGGCACGAAGGAGCTCCTGCAGCGCACCTACAAGAACCTGGAGCAGCGGGTGCAGCTGGAG TGCGATGGGGTACCCATCTCGCTGCCTAGCTTGCAGGGCATCGCTGTCCTCAACATCCCGAGCTATGCTGGGGGCATCAACTTCTGGGGAGGCACCAAGGAGGACAAT AACTTTGGGGCTCCATCTTTTGATGACAAGAAGCTGGAGGTGGTGGCCGTCTTTGGCAGCATCCAGATGGCTGTGTCACGGGTCATCAACCTCCAGCACCATCGCATCGCTCAG TGCCGTGTGGTGAAGATCACCATCCGGGGGGATGAGGGCGTCCCCGTGCAGGTAGATGGAGAAGCCTGGATCCAGCCGCCTGGCGTCATCAAGATCCAGCACAAGAACCGAGCCCAGATGCTGACGAGGGACCGG GCATTTGAAAGCACCCTCAAGTCCTGGGAGGACAAGCAGAAAGGGGAGAGCTATCGAGCAGCTGCCCGGCCGCGGCTCAGCTCCCAGCAGTCCATGGAGTACCTGACCGAGGAGGAGAGCGGCCTCTTGCAACAGGCCTCGCGGGTCGCCGAGACCCTTATCACCAG GATCCATGAGGCAGCCAAGGCTCACAAAGCTGTGGAGCAGGAGCTGGCACACGCTGTCAACACCAGCTCCCTGGCACTTAGTGAAGCCCTCTCCAACAAAGCCGCTGGCACCTCAGAG TTTCTCACCAGGAATGCTGCTGTGGAGGTGGTGCTGAGCATCAAGGAGCTGTATGCTGAGACCAGGGCATTCCTGGAAGGAAAGGCG CTGGACTCaccccaggaggaggaggcacTGCATGGACCCCTGAGCGTGCTGggccaggagctgcagagacTGCTGGACATCCACTGGCTGGGGCCCATTGCCCACCCTGCTGAGGAG GAAAGCACTGGCAGTGCCAACAAGGGCAGCTTCAAGCTTCGCCTCAACATCCCCAAGCCCAGGAAGGACAAGGACAAGGTGCAGAAGCAGAGGACTAACAACACACTCCCAG CAGACAAATGGGGCTCCGAGGAGGTGGCAGCTTGGCTGGAAGTGCTCGGTTTAGGGGAATACAGAGACATTTTTGTCCGGCATGACATCCAGGGCTCTGAGTTGAtcctgctggagaggagagacCTGAAG GACCTGGGGATCACCAAAGTGGGCCACATGAAGAGAATCCTCCAGGCCATTAAGGAGCTCAGCAACCCACCCTAG